One segment of Panicum virgatum strain AP13 chromosome 1K, P.virgatum_v5, whole genome shotgun sequence DNA contains the following:
- the LOC120648495 gene encoding probable LRR receptor-like serine/threonine-protein kinase At1g14390, with amino-acid sequence MISTSKNGKIFSETPFAVHEDNDIGSAHNAEQGDKQDIYQIGLILLEVITGKPTESQSQLESLKAQLSEALTEDQDRLKDMADPAIHGTFAVDSLRTVAEIALNCTASDPSDRPSIDDVLWNLQYSMQVTLTALFGSLR; translated from the exons ATGATTTCAACTAGCAAGAATGGCAAA ATTTTCTCAGAGACCCCATTTGCTGTCCATGAAGATAATGATATTGGCAG TGCTCACAATGCGGAACAAGGTGATAAGCAAGACATCTACCAGATTGGCCTAATTCTCCTGGAGGTGATCACAGGCAAACCAACAGAATCCCAAAGCCAACTGGAGTCACTGAAAGCTCAG CTAAGTGAGGCGCTGACTGAAGACCAAGATAGGCTGAAAGACATGGCAGACCCAGCGATCCATGGTACTTTTGCAGTGGACTCGCTGAGGACGGTTGCCGAGATAGCCCTCAACTGCACGGCTAGTGACCCAAGCGACCGACCTTCCATTGACGACGTACTCTGGAACCTGCAGTACTCCATGCAAGTAACTTTGACTGCCCTGTTTGGTTCTCTGCGCTAA
- the LOC120648503 gene encoding uncharacterized protein LOC120648503, producing the protein MGGCFSSGSAGEDAAGGGERRVRVRPSDEDGGRWPYVGERDVDNKASIFIANFHRHQSGVCDCPDQQQTPAAAAAS; encoded by the coding sequence ATGGGCGGGTGCTTCTCGTCGGGGTCGGCGGGCGaggacgcggccggcggcggcgagaggaggGTGAGGGTGAGGCCCAGcgacgaggacggcggccgGTGGCCGTACGTCGGCGAGCGGGACGTGGACAACAAGGCGTCCATCTTCATCGCCAACTTCCACCGCCACCAGTCCGGCGTCTGCGACTGCCCCGACCAGCAGcagacgccggccgccgccgccgctagctag